The Synechococcales cyanobacterium CNB genome includes a window with the following:
- a CDS encoding formylglycine-generating enzyme family protein, protein MRSNPALLPMPASRLPHERIGQSCPGTPSRQSRPSWGVLACVLFAVAAQTPSYSQLEQAERPAAVPEPGTRLVLELSPGVEVELAWIPPGVFEMGSPGDEAGREDDEGPRHAVRISRGFWMMTTEVRQDQWIALMKSNPSRFKDDARQPVQTVGWFEAVEFANRLTEAVAQRHPDLGLRPRYLIEDAERFNDGHVRSASVRRVAEHRGFRLPTEAEWEYACRAGTSGPFHTGETILSDEANFKASLGYRDSEGGVFRERTEPVASFAPNAWGLHDMHGNVWEWCWDWYDPHWYEPTNGPTNGPTNERGERVDPQGPGDGNERVLRGGSWYDGPWYVRSAHRYRLGPVFQYYNNGFRLVLDAE, encoded by the coding sequence GTGCGATCGAACCCCGCGCTGCTGCCTATGCCCGCCTCGAGACTCCCGCACGAGCGGATCGGGCAGTCCTGCCCCGGCACGCCATCGCGTCAAAGTCGGCCGTCGTGGGGCGTGCTCGCGTGCGTGCTGTTCGCCGTCGCGGCGCAGACGCCCAGCTACAGCCAGCTGGAGCAAGCCGAGCGACCGGCCGCGGTGCCCGAGCCGGGCACGCGCCTCGTGCTCGAGCTGAGTCCCGGCGTTGAGGTCGAACTCGCGTGGATTCCGCCGGGCGTCTTCGAGATGGGCAGCCCGGGCGACGAGGCGGGTCGTGAGGATGACGAAGGCCCGAGGCATGCCGTCCGCATCAGCCGCGGCTTCTGGATGATGACCACGGAAGTTCGGCAGGATCAGTGGATCGCGCTGATGAAGAGCAACCCGTCGCGTTTCAAAGACGACGCACGCCAACCGGTGCAGACGGTGGGGTGGTTCGAGGCCGTCGAGTTCGCGAACCGGCTGACGGAGGCTGTCGCGCAGCGCCATCCCGATCTCGGACTGCGCCCGCGCTACCTGATCGAAGACGCCGAGCGGTTCAACGATGGTCACGTGCGCAGCGCGAGCGTGCGCCGCGTGGCGGAGCATCGCGGGTTCCGCCTGCCGACCGAGGCGGAGTGGGAGTACGCGTGCCGTGCCGGGACAAGCGGCCCGTTCCACACGGGCGAGACGATCCTGTCCGATGAGGCGAACTTCAAGGCCAGCCTTGGGTACCGCGACAGCGAGGGCGGCGTGTTCCGCGAGCGCACCGAGCCGGTGGCGAGTTTCGCGCCGAACGCCTGGGGCCTGCACGACATGCACGGCAACGTGTGGGAGTGGTGCTGGGACTGGTACGACCCGCACTGGTACGAGCCGACCAACGGCCCGACCAACGGCCCGACCAACGAGCGGGGCGAACGGGTCGATCCCCAGGGACCGGGGGACGGGAACGAGCGGGTTCTCCGCGGCGGCTCGTGGTACGACGGGCCGTGGTACGTGCGGTCCGCGCACAGGTATCGTCTCGGACCCGTCTTCCAGTACTACAACAACGGCTTCCGATTGGTCCTCGACGCGGAATGA
- a CDS encoding metal-dependent hydrolase: MAITITYLGHSAFVLDDGAHRVAIDPFITGNPLAPNKPGLRADDLKVDAVCLTHGHGDHLGDAAAIAKRTGATVYCSWEIHELLVEQGVKHTEPGNAGGRIDARWGWVAFTQAFHSSSVNGRYLGQPMGVVLHLGGKTVYHCGDTGLFSDMKLLGEIYKPDAAMIPIGDRFTMGPELATRAAELIGAPFAIPIHYKTFGLLRQDCKGFAPKGVTVRELVPGEPWRLG; the protein is encoded by the coding sequence ATGGCCATCACCATCACCTACCTCGGACATTCGGCGTTCGTCCTCGACGACGGCGCCCATCGCGTCGCCATCGACCCCTTCATCACCGGCAACCCGCTCGCGCCGAACAAACCCGGCCTGCGCGCCGATGATCTGAAGGTCGACGCGGTCTGCCTCACGCACGGCCACGGCGACCACCTCGGCGACGCCGCCGCCATCGCCAAGCGCACCGGCGCGACCGTCTACTGCTCCTGGGAAATCCACGAACTCCTCGTCGAGCAGGGCGTGAAGCACACCGAGCCGGGCAACGCGGGCGGGCGCATCGACGCGAGGTGGGGCTGGGTCGCCTTCACGCAGGCCTTCCACTCCTCTTCCGTCAACGGTCGCTACCTCGGGCAGCCGATGGGCGTCGTCCTCCACCTCGGCGGCAAGACCGTCTATCACTGCGGTGACACCGGTCTCTTCTCGGACATGAAACTCCTCGGCGAAATCTACAAGCCCGATGCCGCCATGATCCCCATCGGCGATCGCTTCACCATGGGGCCGGAACTCGCCACGCGCGCCGCTGAACTCATCGGCGCTCCCTTTGCGATTCCAATCCACTACAAGACCTTCGGCCTGCTGCGCCAGGACTGCAAGGGCTTCGCGCCCAAGGGCGTCACCGTGCGTGAACTCGTCCCCGGCGAACCCTGGCGGCTCGGGTAG
- a CDS encoding serine/threonine protein kinase, producing the protein MGTDDPTLDATAPASVSASLPADATRAVGPYRVLQALGEGGFGTVYLAEQEEPVRRRVALKVLKPGMDSKSVIARFEAERQALALMDHPGVAKVYDAGTTPEGRPYFAMEYVRGEPINVFCEHERLGVDDRVRLMIQVCEAVQHAHMKGVIHRDLKPGNVLVSLVDSRPSPKVIDFGVAKAVSQRLTDSTVYTEVGQLIGTPEYMSPEQARGGSDVDTRADVYSLGAILYELLTGEPPLESTKLRAGGYAGVSHAIDELEPVRPSERITRAGSTVLPRLDDDPATVARRLRRDLDWVVMKSLEKDRTRRYDGAGTLARDLERYLRDEPVEAGPPTAAYRLSKFLRRHRGGVAAAGAVALALLLGVAGTAAGLVWALRERDVANALATSEREARAESDAVVAFLGDMLASVDPEERGRDVTVRDVLDEASLSLPDRFADRPMIEARLRHVIANSFRALGRLPEADEHLTRAYEMRRATLGDEHPETQRALANLAGLRMEQGRYGDAAALGERAADGMRRAFGEDDRATLGAMNNLAMALRHTDRTDEAEAILRRVHDGQRRTLGLTHPETLGSLTNLGALLADLRRYAEAVPLLEQALSSWREAHGDNHPGTLFAEHELGMTLLATGRVPEAEQLLRRVVAARERVLGEAHPDTLGAASNLGFVLSRTERVEEAETLYKRSLSAARRVLGDAHPDTLTTAMNLLMLYESLGWPERSRPEVERSLEVMSRFAERIDANADQLNSCAWFLLTAEPVSARDPAAAMRAAERACRVERNAGGANLWMYLDTLAKALHLTGDAPGAAAAQREAVSLIPAHGEQYRAEMEQRLAEYERIGG; encoded by the coding sequence ATGGGTACGGACGATCCGACACTCGACGCGACCGCTCCGGCGAGCGTCTCGGCCTCGTTACCGGCTGACGCGACCAGGGCTGTCGGTCCGTATCGCGTGCTCCAGGCGCTGGGCGAGGGCGGGTTCGGCACGGTCTACCTGGCCGAGCAGGAGGAGCCGGTCCGCCGGCGTGTCGCGCTGAAGGTGCTCAAGCCGGGGATGGACTCGAAGTCCGTGATCGCGCGGTTCGAGGCCGAGCGGCAGGCGCTCGCGCTCATGGATCACCCCGGCGTGGCGAAGGTCTACGACGCGGGCACGACGCCGGAGGGCAGGCCGTACTTCGCGATGGAGTACGTGCGCGGCGAGCCGATCAACGTTTTCTGCGAGCACGAGCGGCTGGGAGTGGACGACCGCGTGCGCCTGATGATCCAGGTCTGCGAGGCGGTGCAGCACGCGCACATGAAGGGCGTCATCCACCGCGACCTCAAACCCGGGAACGTGCTCGTGTCGCTCGTGGACAGTCGTCCCTCGCCGAAGGTGATCGACTTCGGTGTCGCCAAGGCCGTCTCGCAGCGGCTCACCGACTCGACCGTCTACACCGAGGTCGGACAGTTGATCGGCACGCCGGAGTACATGAGCCCCGAGCAGGCTCGCGGCGGGTCGGACGTTGACACGCGGGCCGACGTCTACTCGCTCGGGGCGATCCTCTACGAACTGTTGACGGGCGAACCGCCGCTCGAATCGACGAAACTGCGCGCGGGCGGGTACGCGGGCGTGTCGCACGCCATCGACGAGTTGGAGCCGGTGCGGCCGAGCGAGCGCATCACGCGCGCAGGCTCGACCGTGCTCCCGCGGCTCGACGACGATCCTGCGACCGTGGCAAGGCGACTCCGCCGTGACCTCGACTGGGTCGTGATGAAGAGCCTGGAAAAGGACCGCACCCGGCGCTACGACGGCGCGGGCACGCTGGCACGCGACCTGGAGCGGTACCTGCGCGACGAACCGGTCGAGGCCGGCCCGCCCACGGCCGCGTACCGGCTCTCGAAGTTCCTGCGTCGGCACCGCGGGGGCGTGGCGGCGGCGGGGGCGGTCGCGCTCGCGCTGCTGCTCGGCGTGGCGGGGACCGCGGCAGGCCTGGTCTGGGCGCTTCGGGAGCGGGACGTCGCAAATGCACTGGCAACCTCCGAACGCGAGGCACGCGCCGAGTCCGATGCCGTGGTCGCGTTCCTGGGCGACATGCTCGCCTCGGTGGACCCCGAGGAACGCGGGCGCGACGTGACCGTGCGCGACGTCCTCGACGAGGCGTCGCTGTCGCTTCCGGACCGGTTCGCTGATCGGCCGATGATCGAGGCCCGCCTGCGGCACGTCATCGCCAACTCGTTCCGCGCGCTCGGAAGACTGCCCGAGGCGGACGAGCACCTGACCCGCGCCTACGAGATGCGCCGCGCCACGCTCGGCGACGAGCACCCCGAGACACAGCGCGCTCTCGCGAACCTCGCCGGCCTGCGCATGGAGCAGGGTCGGTACGGCGATGCAGCCGCTCTCGGCGAGCGCGCCGCCGACGGGATGCGCCGGGCGTTCGGGGAGGACGACCGTGCCACGCTCGGCGCCATGAACAACCTTGCCATGGCGCTCCGGCACACCGATCGGACGGACGAAGCCGAGGCGATCCTGCGGCGGGTCCACGACGGACAGCGGCGAACGCTCGGCCTGACGCACCCGGAGACGCTCGGCTCGCTGACGAACCTGGGCGCGTTGCTCGCCGATCTGCGCCGCTACGCCGAGGCCGTCCCGCTTCTGGAGCAGGCGCTCTCGAGCTGGCGCGAAGCCCACGGCGACAACCACCCCGGCACGCTCTTCGCCGAGCACGAACTCGGGATGACGCTGCTGGCGACGGGGCGCGTGCCGGAGGCGGAGCAACTGCTGCGGCGCGTGGTCGCGGCCCGCGAGCGCGTGCTCGGCGAGGCGCACCCTGACACGCTCGGCGCCGCTTCGAACCTCGGTTTCGTGCTCTCAAGGACGGAGCGGGTCGAGGAGGCAGAGACGCTCTACAAGCGGAGCCTGTCGGCGGCACGGCGCGTGCTGGGCGACGCCCATCCCGACACCCTCACGACCGCGATGAACCTTCTCATGCTCTACGAATCGCTCGGCTGGCCCGAACGATCCCGCCCCGAGGTCGAGCGTTCGCTGGAAGTCATGTCGCGGTTCGCCGAGCGGATCGACGCGAACGCGGACCAGTTGAACTCGTGCGCGTGGTTCCTGCTGACGGCGGAGCCGGTGAGCGCGCGCGACCCCGCCGCTGCCATGCGCGCCGCCGAGCGCGCCTGCCGGGTTGAGCGCAACGCTGGGGGCGCGAACCTCTGGATGTACCTTGACACGCTGGCCAAGGCGCTGCACCTGACGGGCGACGCGCCGGGTGCGGCCGCGGCGCAGCGCGAGGCCGTCTCGCTCATCCCGGCGCACGGCGAGCAGTACCGGGCCGAGATGGAACAGCGGCTGGCGGAGTACGAACGGATCGGCGGGTGA
- a CDS encoding sugar dehydrogenase: MRLTRTPAALLALASLGLGTGSASAQQTLTSERIATGLARPVLVTHAPGDRDRIFIVEQRTGSTGRVRIYDLTTNTLLATPFLSVTGVATGSEQGLLGLAFHPDYANNGHFFVNYTASGTNATWVVRYTVSEDPNVADPGTAQPVITFSQPQSNHNGGWIGFGPDGYLYIPTGDGGGANDQGTGHSPGGNAQDITDNRLGKTLRLDVDGDDFPADPNRNYAIPLDNPFVGITGDDEIWAYGLRNPWRCSFDRETGDFWIADVGQNAWEEINVQPAVSAGGENYGWRCMEGFACTGLDGCTCNHESLTLPIHAYSHAGGNCSISGGYVYRGATMPHLRGTYFFADFCSNRIWTLRYEDGQVVDLTERQAELVPDVGSIASVSSFGEDARGELYICDLNGGEIFRIKPRCPVDLNGDGQVNTVDVLTFLNAYTANDPVADFNNDGTINSLDFLGFLNAWIDGCP; encoded by the coding sequence ATGCGTCTTACTCGCACGCCCGCTGCCCTGCTCGCACTCGCTTCGCTCGGCCTTGGCACCGGTTCGGCGAGCGCACAACAGACGCTCACCTCGGAACGCATCGCAACCGGCTTGGCTCGCCCCGTGCTCGTCACGCACGCGCCCGGCGACCGCGACCGCATCTTCATCGTCGAGCAGCGCACCGGCTCCACGGGGCGCGTGCGCATCTACGACCTCACGACCAACACGCTCCTCGCCACGCCCTTCCTCTCCGTCACCGGCGTCGCCACCGGCAGCGAGCAGGGCCTGCTCGGCCTCGCGTTCCACCCGGACTACGCGAACAACGGCCACTTCTTCGTGAACTACACCGCGTCCGGCACGAACGCCACCTGGGTGGTCCGCTACACCGTCTCCGAAGACCCGAACGTGGCCGACCCTGGAACCGCCCAGCCCGTCATCACCTTCTCCCAACCGCAGTCCAACCACAACGGCGGGTGGATCGGCTTCGGCCCGGACGGCTATCTCTACATCCCCACCGGCGACGGCGGCGGCGCGAACGACCAAGGCACCGGACACAGCCCCGGCGGAAACGCCCAGGACATCACCGACAACCGTCTGGGCAAGACACTCCGCCTCGACGTCGACGGCGACGACTTCCCCGCCGACCCCAACCGCAACTACGCGATCCCCCTCGACAACCCCTTCGTCGGCATCACCGGCGACGACGAAATCTGGGCCTACGGCCTGCGCAACCCGTGGCGGTGCTCCTTCGACCGCGAAACCGGCGACTTCTGGATCGCCGACGTCGGGCAGAACGCTTGGGAGGAAATCAACGTCCAGCCCGCCGTCAGCGCGGGCGGCGAGAACTACGGCTGGCGCTGCATGGAAGGTTTCGCCTGCACCGGCCTCGACGGATGCACCTGCAACCACGAGTCCCTCACGCTCCCGATCCACGCGTACTCGCACGCGGGCGGGAACTGTTCGATCTCGGGCGGGTACGTCTACCGCGGCGCGACCATGCCGCACCTGCGCGGCACGTACTTCTTCGCCGACTTCTGCTCCAACCGCATCTGGACGCTGCGCTACGAGGACGGCCAGGTCGTGGACCTGACCGAACGTCAGGCGGAACTCGTCCCAGACGTAGGCTCGATCGCCTCGGTCTCGTCCTTCGGTGAGGACGCCCGCGGCGAACTCTACATCTGCGACCTCAACGGCGGCGAGATCTTCCGCATCAAGCCCCGCTGCCCGGTAGACCTCAACGGCGACGGCCAAGTCAACACCGTTGACGTGCTCACCTTCCTCAACGCCTACACAGCCAACGATCCCGTAGCCGACTTCAACAACGACGGCACGATCAACAGCCTCGACTTCCTGGGTTTCCTGAACGCATGGATCGACGGCTGCCCCTGA
- a CDS encoding class I fructose-bisphosphate aldolase yields MTTLAAHANTDLRALLGPDADDLLSHRCGTIPASALHLPGPDFLDRVVVHTDRKPATLRNYALILNTGRLAGSGFVSILPVDQGVEHSAGASFAPNPEYFDPENIVRLAVEGGCNAVASTFGVLGAVARKYAHKIPFLVKFNHNELLTYPNQFNQLPFGTIRQCFEMGAVAVGATIYFGSPESGEQIQYVADMFAEAHDYGLVTVLWCYTRNPAFKIGGTDYHAAADLTGQANHLGATIQADIIKQKLPTNNGGYAALNTGDSAYGKFRKEVYTKLSGSDESGRGGHPIDLCRYQVINNYMGRIPLINSGGDSKGASDLADAVRTAVINKRAGGMGLISGRKAFQRPMKDGVKLLHAIQDVYLDETVTVA; encoded by the coding sequence ATGACCACGCTCGCCGCGCATGCCAACACCGACCTCCGCGCACTCCTCGGCCCCGATGCAGACGACCTGCTGAGCCACCGCTGCGGCACGATCCCGGCCTCCGCCCTGCACCTGCCGGGGCCGGACTTTCTCGACCGGGTCGTCGTCCACACCGACCGCAAGCCCGCCACGCTCCGCAACTACGCCCTCATCCTGAACACGGGGCGTCTCGCCGGGTCAGGGTTCGTTTCCATCCTGCCCGTCGATCAGGGCGTCGAGCACTCTGCCGGCGCGTCCTTCGCTCCGAACCCCGAGTACTTCGACCCCGAGAACATCGTGCGTCTCGCCGTTGAGGGCGGGTGCAACGCCGTCGCCAGCACCTTCGGCGTGCTCGGCGCGGTCGCCCGCAAGTACGCCCACAAGATTCCGTTCCTCGTGAAGTTCAACCACAACGAACTGCTCACTTATCCCAACCAGTTCAACCAGCTCCCGTTCGGCACGATCCGCCAGTGCTTCGAGATGGGTGCGGTCGCCGTCGGCGCGACCATCTACTTCGGCTCCCCCGAGTCCGGCGAGCAGATCCAGTACGTCGCCGACATGTTCGCCGAGGCCCACGACTACGGCCTCGTCACCGTGCTGTGGTGCTACACGCGCAACCCTGCGTTCAAGATCGGGGGCACGGACTACCATGCCGCCGCCGACCTGACCGGCCAGGCCAACCACCTCGGCGCCACGATCCAGGCCGACATCATCAAGCAGAAGCTGCCGACGAACAACGGCGGCTACGCGGCCTTGAACACCGGGGACTCCGCCTACGGCAAGTTCCGCAAGGAGGTCTACACGAAACTGAGCGGCTCCGACGAGTCCGGGCGCGGCGGGCACCCCATCGACCTCTGCCGATACCAGGTCATCAACAACTACATGGGCCGCATCCCCCTGATCAACTCCGGCGGCGACAGCAAGGGCGCGAGCGACCTGGCCGACGCCGTCCGCACCGCCGTCATCAACAAGCGCGCCGGCGGCATGGGCCTCATCTCCGGGCGCAAGGCCTTCCAGCGGCCGATGAAGGACGGCGTCAAACTCCTCCACGCGATCCAGGACGTCTACCTCGACGAGACGGTCACCGTGGCGTAA